A genomic window from Cricetulus griseus strain 17A/GY chromosome 4, alternate assembly CriGri-PICRH-1.0, whole genome shotgun sequence includes:
- the Atp6v0a2 gene encoding V-type proton ATPase 116 kDa subunit a2 isoform X3, producing the protein MGSLFRSESMCLAQLFLQSGTAYECLSALGEKGLVQFRDLNQNVSSFQRKFVGEVKRCEELERILVYLVQEITRADIPLPEGEASPPAPPLKHVLEMQEQLQKLEVELREVTKNKEKLRKNLLELVEYTHMLRITKTFLKRNVEFEPTYEEFPALENDSLLDYSCMQRLGAKLGFVSGLIQQGKVEAFERMLWRACKGYTIVTYAELDESLEDPETGEVIKWYVFLISFWGEQIGHKVKKICDCYHCHIYPYPNTAEERREIQEGLNTRIQDLYTVLHKTEDYLRQVLCKAAESVCSRVVQVRKMKAIYHMLNMCSFDVTNKCLIAEVWCPEVDLPGLRRALEEGSRESGATIPSFMNTIPTKETPPTLIRTNKFTEGFQNIVDAYGVGSYREVNPALFTIITFPFLFAVMFGDFGHGFVMFLFALLLVLNENHPKLSQSQEILRMFFNGRYILLLMGLFSVYTGLIYNDCFSKSVNIFGSGWNVSAMYSSSHSEEEHKMVLWNDSTIRHSRTLQLDPNIPGVFRGPYPFGIDPIWNLATNRLTFLNSFKMKMSVILGIIHMTFGVTLGIFNHLHFRKKFNIYLVSVPEILFMLCIFGYLIFMIIYKWLAYSAETSREAPSILIEFINMFLFPSSETHGLYPGQAHVQRVLLALTVLSVPVLFLGKPLFLLWLHNGRSCFGMSRSGYTLVRKDSEEEVSLLGSQDIEEGSNRMEEGCREVTCEEFNFGEILMTQTIHSIEYCLGCISNTASYLRLWALSLAHAQLSDVLWAMLMRVGLRVDTTYGVLLLLPVMAFFAVLTIFILLVMEGLSAFLHAIRLHWVEFQNKFYVGAGTKFVPFSFSLLSSKFSNDDNIA; encoded by the exons TGTACCTGGTGCAGGAAATTACCAGAGCTGATATTCCCCTGCCTGAGGGAGAGGCCAGTCCTCCCGCACCACCTCTTAAACACGTTCTAGAAATGCAG GAACAGCTGCAGAAACTCGAGGTGGAGCTAAGAGAAGTCACCAAGAACAAGGAGAAGCTGAGGAAGAACCTGCTGGAACTGGTGGAGTACACTCACATGTTGAGGATCACAAAGACCTTCCTTAAACGGAATGTGGAG TTTGAACCCACTTATGAAGAGTTCCCTGCCCTAGAGAATGATTCTCTGTTGGACTACAGCTGCATGCAGAGACTGGGTGCCAAGCTGGG ATTCGTGTCTGGCCTGATTCAGCAAGGCAAAGTTGAAGCCTTTGAAAGAATGCTGTGGCGGGCATGCAAAGGGTATACTATCGTGACCTATGCAGAGCTGGATGAGTCCCTGGAAGATCCCGAGACG GGCGAAGTCATAAAGTGGTACGTGTTCCTGATTTCCTTCTGGGGAGAACAGATTGGCCACAAGGTTAAGAAGATATGTGATTG TTACCACTGCCACATCTACCCGTATCCAAACACGGCTGAGGAGCGCAGGGAGATTCAGGAGGGGCTCAATACTCGGATCCAAGATCTTTACACT GTGCTGCACAAAACAGAGGATTACCTGAGGCAGGTGCTGTGCAAGGCCGCTGAGTCGGTGTGCAGCCGTGTGGTGCAGGTGAGGAAGATGAAAGCCATCTACCATATGCTCAACATGTGCAGCTTTGATGTCACCAACAAGTGTCTCATAGCAGAGGTCTGGTGCCCCGAGGTGGACCTGCCGGGTTTGCGCAGAGCACTGGAGGAAGGCTCG agagagagtgGAGCTACAATCCCCTCGTTCATGAACACAATCCCTACGAAAGAAACACCGCCTACTCTGATCCGCACCAACAAATTCACCGAGGGCTTCCAGAACATCGTGGATGCTTATGGTGTCGGAAGCTACAGAGAAGTGAACCCAG CTCTCTTCACCATCATCACCTTCCCGTTCCTGTTCGCTGTGATGTTTGGTGACTTTGGGCACGGCTTTGTCATGTTCCTGTTTGCCCTCTTACTGGTGTTAAATGAGAATCACCCCAAGCTAAGCCAGTCACAGGAG ATCCTGAGGATGTTCTTTAATGGCCGCTACATCCTGCTGCTGATGGGGCTGTTCTCGGTGTACACCGGCCTTATCTACAACGACTGCTTCTCCAAGTCTGTGAACATCTTTGGCTCTGGGTGGAACGTGTCTGCCATGTACAGCTCCAGCCACTCTGAAGAGGAACATAAGATGGTGCTTTGGAA TGACAGTACCATCAGGCACAGTAGGACTTTGCAGCTGGACCCGAACATCCCTGGAGTTTTCCGAGGCCCCTACCCTTTTGGCATTGACCCT ATTTGGAACCTAGCCACAAACCGCCTCACCTTCCTCAATTCCTTCAAGATGAAAATGTCTGTGATTTTAGGAATTATTCACATGACTTTTGGTGTCACTCTGGGAATATTTAACCACTT GCATTTTAGGAAGAAGTTCAACATCTACCTGGTGTCCGTCCCTGAGATCCTGTTCATGCTCTGCATCTTTGGGTACCTGATCTTCATGATCATCTACAAGTGGCTAGCATACTCGGCAGAGACCTCTAGAGAGGCCCCCAGCATCCTGATTGAGTTCATTAACATGTTCCTGTTCCCATCCAGCGAGACACATGGCCTTTACCCAGGGCAG GCACATGTCCAGAGAGTGTTGCTGGCCCTCACCGTGCTGTCAGTCCCTGTGCTCTTCTTAGGAAAGCCACTCTTCCTGCTGTGGCTGCACAATGGGCGCAGTTGCTTTGGCATGAGCCGG AGCGGTTACACACTTGTAAGGAAGGACAGTGAGGAAGAGGTTTCTTTGCTGGGCAGCCAGGACATAGAAGAGGGGAGCAACCGCATGGAAGAAGGCTGCCGGGAAGTGACATGTGAGGAG TTTAACTTTGGGGAGATCCTGATGACGCAGACCATCCATTCCATCGAGTATTGCCTGGGCTGCATCTCCAACACCGCATCCTACCTGAGGCTTTGGGCCCTCAGCCTGGCACATGCAC AGCTGTCTGATGTACTGTGGGCCATGCTGATGCGTGTGGGCCTGCGTGTGGACACCACCTACGGGGTCTTGCTGCTGCTACCTGTCATGGCTTTCTTTGCAGTTTTGACTATTTTTATCCTTCTGGTCATGGAAGGACTTTCTGCATTTCTCCATGCCATACGCCTTCACTG GGTTGAATTTCAGAACAAATTCTACGTTGGTGCAGGCACCAaatttgttcctttctccttcagtCTGCTCTCCTCCAAGTTCAGTAATGATGACAACATAGCATGA
- the Atp6v0a2 gene encoding V-type proton ATPase 116 kDa subunit a2 isoform X5 encodes MQEQLQKLEVELREVTKNKEKLRKNLLELVEYTHMLRITKTFLKRNVEFEPTYEEFPALENDSLLDYSCMQRLGAKLGFVSGLIQQGKVEAFERMLWRACKGYTIVTYAELDESLEDPETGEVIKWYVFLISFWGEQIGHKVKKICDCYHCHIYPYPNTAEERREIQEGLNTRIQDLYTVLHKTEDYLRQVLCKAAESVCSRVVQVRKMKAIYHMLNMCSFDVTNKCLIAEVWCPEVDLPGLRRALEEGSRESGATIPSFMNTIPTKETPPTLIRTNKFTEGFQNIVDAYGVGSYREVNPALFTIITFPFLFAVMFGDFGHGFVMFLFALLLVLNENHPKLSQSQEILRMFFNGRYILLLMGLFSVYTGLIYNDCFSKSVNIFGSGWNVSAMYSSSHSEEEHKMVLWNDSTIRHSRTLQLDPNIPGVFRGPYPFGIDPIWNLATNRLTFLNSFKMKMSVILGIIHMTFGVTLGIFNHLHFRKKFNIYLVSVPEILFMLCIFGYLIFMIIYKWLAYSAETSREAPSILIEFINMFLFPSSETHGLYPGQAHVQRVLLALTVLSVPVLFLGKPLFLLWLHNGRSCFGMSRSGYTLVRKDSEEEVSLLGSQDIEEGSNRMEEGCREVTCEEFNFGEILMTQTIHSIEYCLGCISNTASYLRLWALSLAHAQLSDVLWAMLMRVGLRVDTTYGVLLLLPVMAFFAVLTIFILLVMEGLSAFLHAIRLHWVEFQNKFYVGAGTKFVPFSFSLLSSKFSNDDNIA; translated from the exons ATGCAG GAACAGCTGCAGAAACTCGAGGTGGAGCTAAGAGAAGTCACCAAGAACAAGGAGAAGCTGAGGAAGAACCTGCTGGAACTGGTGGAGTACACTCACATGTTGAGGATCACAAAGACCTTCCTTAAACGGAATGTGGAG TTTGAACCCACTTATGAAGAGTTCCCTGCCCTAGAGAATGATTCTCTGTTGGACTACAGCTGCATGCAGAGACTGGGTGCCAAGCTGGG ATTCGTGTCTGGCCTGATTCAGCAAGGCAAAGTTGAAGCCTTTGAAAGAATGCTGTGGCGGGCATGCAAAGGGTATACTATCGTGACCTATGCAGAGCTGGATGAGTCCCTGGAAGATCCCGAGACG GGCGAAGTCATAAAGTGGTACGTGTTCCTGATTTCCTTCTGGGGAGAACAGATTGGCCACAAGGTTAAGAAGATATGTGATTG TTACCACTGCCACATCTACCCGTATCCAAACACGGCTGAGGAGCGCAGGGAGATTCAGGAGGGGCTCAATACTCGGATCCAAGATCTTTACACT GTGCTGCACAAAACAGAGGATTACCTGAGGCAGGTGCTGTGCAAGGCCGCTGAGTCGGTGTGCAGCCGTGTGGTGCAGGTGAGGAAGATGAAAGCCATCTACCATATGCTCAACATGTGCAGCTTTGATGTCACCAACAAGTGTCTCATAGCAGAGGTCTGGTGCCCCGAGGTGGACCTGCCGGGTTTGCGCAGAGCACTGGAGGAAGGCTCG agagagagtgGAGCTACAATCCCCTCGTTCATGAACACAATCCCTACGAAAGAAACACCGCCTACTCTGATCCGCACCAACAAATTCACCGAGGGCTTCCAGAACATCGTGGATGCTTATGGTGTCGGAAGCTACAGAGAAGTGAACCCAG CTCTCTTCACCATCATCACCTTCCCGTTCCTGTTCGCTGTGATGTTTGGTGACTTTGGGCACGGCTTTGTCATGTTCCTGTTTGCCCTCTTACTGGTGTTAAATGAGAATCACCCCAAGCTAAGCCAGTCACAGGAG ATCCTGAGGATGTTCTTTAATGGCCGCTACATCCTGCTGCTGATGGGGCTGTTCTCGGTGTACACCGGCCTTATCTACAACGACTGCTTCTCCAAGTCTGTGAACATCTTTGGCTCTGGGTGGAACGTGTCTGCCATGTACAGCTCCAGCCACTCTGAAGAGGAACATAAGATGGTGCTTTGGAA TGACAGTACCATCAGGCACAGTAGGACTTTGCAGCTGGACCCGAACATCCCTGGAGTTTTCCGAGGCCCCTACCCTTTTGGCATTGACCCT ATTTGGAACCTAGCCACAAACCGCCTCACCTTCCTCAATTCCTTCAAGATGAAAATGTCTGTGATTTTAGGAATTATTCACATGACTTTTGGTGTCACTCTGGGAATATTTAACCACTT GCATTTTAGGAAGAAGTTCAACATCTACCTGGTGTCCGTCCCTGAGATCCTGTTCATGCTCTGCATCTTTGGGTACCTGATCTTCATGATCATCTACAAGTGGCTAGCATACTCGGCAGAGACCTCTAGAGAGGCCCCCAGCATCCTGATTGAGTTCATTAACATGTTCCTGTTCCCATCCAGCGAGACACATGGCCTTTACCCAGGGCAG GCACATGTCCAGAGAGTGTTGCTGGCCCTCACCGTGCTGTCAGTCCCTGTGCTCTTCTTAGGAAAGCCACTCTTCCTGCTGTGGCTGCACAATGGGCGCAGTTGCTTTGGCATGAGCCGG AGCGGTTACACACTTGTAAGGAAGGACAGTGAGGAAGAGGTTTCTTTGCTGGGCAGCCAGGACATAGAAGAGGGGAGCAACCGCATGGAAGAAGGCTGCCGGGAAGTGACATGTGAGGAG TTTAACTTTGGGGAGATCCTGATGACGCAGACCATCCATTCCATCGAGTATTGCCTGGGCTGCATCTCCAACACCGCATCCTACCTGAGGCTTTGGGCCCTCAGCCTGGCACATGCAC AGCTGTCTGATGTACTGTGGGCCATGCTGATGCGTGTGGGCCTGCGTGTGGACACCACCTACGGGGTCTTGCTGCTGCTACCTGTCATGGCTTTCTTTGCAGTTTTGACTATTTTTATCCTTCTGGTCATGGAAGGACTTTCTGCATTTCTCCATGCCATACGCCTTCACTG GGTTGAATTTCAGAACAAATTCTACGTTGGTGCAGGCACCAaatttgttcctttctccttcagtCTGCTCTCCTCCAAGTTCAGTAATGATGACAACATAGCATGA
- the Atp6v0a2 gene encoding V-type proton ATPase 116 kDa subunit a2 isoform X4, producing MGSLFRSESMCLAQLFLQSGTAYECLSALGEKGLVQFRDEQLQKLEVELREVTKNKEKLRKNLLELVEYTHMLRITKTFLKRNVEFEPTYEEFPALENDSLLDYSCMQRLGAKLGFVSGLIQQGKVEAFERMLWRACKGYTIVTYAELDESLEDPETGEVIKWYVFLISFWGEQIGHKVKKICDCYHCHIYPYPNTAEERREIQEGLNTRIQDLYTVLHKTEDYLRQVLCKAAESVCSRVVQVRKMKAIYHMLNMCSFDVTNKCLIAEVWCPEVDLPGLRRALEEGSRESGATIPSFMNTIPTKETPPTLIRTNKFTEGFQNIVDAYGVGSYREVNPALFTIITFPFLFAVMFGDFGHGFVMFLFALLLVLNENHPKLSQSQEILRMFFNGRYILLLMGLFSVYTGLIYNDCFSKSVNIFGSGWNVSAMYSSSHSEEEHKMVLWNDSTIRHSRTLQLDPNIPGVFRGPYPFGIDPIWNLATNRLTFLNSFKMKMSVILGIIHMTFGVTLGIFNHLHFRKKFNIYLVSVPEILFMLCIFGYLIFMIIYKWLAYSAETSREAPSILIEFINMFLFPSSETHGLYPGQAHVQRVLLALTVLSVPVLFLGKPLFLLWLHNGRSCFGMSRSGYTLVRKDSEEEVSLLGSQDIEEGSNRMEEGCREVTCEEFNFGEILMTQTIHSIEYCLGCISNTASYLRLWALSLAHAQLSDVLWAMLMRVGLRVDTTYGVLLLLPVMAFFAVLTIFILLVMEGLSAFLHAIRLHWVEFQNKFYVGAGTKFVPFSFSLLSSKFSNDDNIA from the exons GAACAGCTGCAGAAACTCGAGGTGGAGCTAAGAGAAGTCACCAAGAACAAGGAGAAGCTGAGGAAGAACCTGCTGGAACTGGTGGAGTACACTCACATGTTGAGGATCACAAAGACCTTCCTTAAACGGAATGTGGAG TTTGAACCCACTTATGAAGAGTTCCCTGCCCTAGAGAATGATTCTCTGTTGGACTACAGCTGCATGCAGAGACTGGGTGCCAAGCTGGG ATTCGTGTCTGGCCTGATTCAGCAAGGCAAAGTTGAAGCCTTTGAAAGAATGCTGTGGCGGGCATGCAAAGGGTATACTATCGTGACCTATGCAGAGCTGGATGAGTCCCTGGAAGATCCCGAGACG GGCGAAGTCATAAAGTGGTACGTGTTCCTGATTTCCTTCTGGGGAGAACAGATTGGCCACAAGGTTAAGAAGATATGTGATTG TTACCACTGCCACATCTACCCGTATCCAAACACGGCTGAGGAGCGCAGGGAGATTCAGGAGGGGCTCAATACTCGGATCCAAGATCTTTACACT GTGCTGCACAAAACAGAGGATTACCTGAGGCAGGTGCTGTGCAAGGCCGCTGAGTCGGTGTGCAGCCGTGTGGTGCAGGTGAGGAAGATGAAAGCCATCTACCATATGCTCAACATGTGCAGCTTTGATGTCACCAACAAGTGTCTCATAGCAGAGGTCTGGTGCCCCGAGGTGGACCTGCCGGGTTTGCGCAGAGCACTGGAGGAAGGCTCG agagagagtgGAGCTACAATCCCCTCGTTCATGAACACAATCCCTACGAAAGAAACACCGCCTACTCTGATCCGCACCAACAAATTCACCGAGGGCTTCCAGAACATCGTGGATGCTTATGGTGTCGGAAGCTACAGAGAAGTGAACCCAG CTCTCTTCACCATCATCACCTTCCCGTTCCTGTTCGCTGTGATGTTTGGTGACTTTGGGCACGGCTTTGTCATGTTCCTGTTTGCCCTCTTACTGGTGTTAAATGAGAATCACCCCAAGCTAAGCCAGTCACAGGAG ATCCTGAGGATGTTCTTTAATGGCCGCTACATCCTGCTGCTGATGGGGCTGTTCTCGGTGTACACCGGCCTTATCTACAACGACTGCTTCTCCAAGTCTGTGAACATCTTTGGCTCTGGGTGGAACGTGTCTGCCATGTACAGCTCCAGCCACTCTGAAGAGGAACATAAGATGGTGCTTTGGAA TGACAGTACCATCAGGCACAGTAGGACTTTGCAGCTGGACCCGAACATCCCTGGAGTTTTCCGAGGCCCCTACCCTTTTGGCATTGACCCT ATTTGGAACCTAGCCACAAACCGCCTCACCTTCCTCAATTCCTTCAAGATGAAAATGTCTGTGATTTTAGGAATTATTCACATGACTTTTGGTGTCACTCTGGGAATATTTAACCACTT GCATTTTAGGAAGAAGTTCAACATCTACCTGGTGTCCGTCCCTGAGATCCTGTTCATGCTCTGCATCTTTGGGTACCTGATCTTCATGATCATCTACAAGTGGCTAGCATACTCGGCAGAGACCTCTAGAGAGGCCCCCAGCATCCTGATTGAGTTCATTAACATGTTCCTGTTCCCATCCAGCGAGACACATGGCCTTTACCCAGGGCAG GCACATGTCCAGAGAGTGTTGCTGGCCCTCACCGTGCTGTCAGTCCCTGTGCTCTTCTTAGGAAAGCCACTCTTCCTGCTGTGGCTGCACAATGGGCGCAGTTGCTTTGGCATGAGCCGG AGCGGTTACACACTTGTAAGGAAGGACAGTGAGGAAGAGGTTTCTTTGCTGGGCAGCCAGGACATAGAAGAGGGGAGCAACCGCATGGAAGAAGGCTGCCGGGAAGTGACATGTGAGGAG TTTAACTTTGGGGAGATCCTGATGACGCAGACCATCCATTCCATCGAGTATTGCCTGGGCTGCATCTCCAACACCGCATCCTACCTGAGGCTTTGGGCCCTCAGCCTGGCACATGCAC AGCTGTCTGATGTACTGTGGGCCATGCTGATGCGTGTGGGCCTGCGTGTGGACACCACCTACGGGGTCTTGCTGCTGCTACCTGTCATGGCTTTCTTTGCAGTTTTGACTATTTTTATCCTTCTGGTCATGGAAGGACTTTCTGCATTTCTCCATGCCATACGCCTTCACTG GGTTGAATTTCAGAACAAATTCTACGTTGGTGCAGGCACCAaatttgttcctttctccttcagtCTGCTCTCCTCCAAGTTCAGTAATGATGACAACATAGCATGA
- the Atp6v0a2 gene encoding V-type proton ATPase 116 kDa subunit a2 isoform X1, producing MWRFVSGLIQQGKVEAFERMLWRACKGYTIVTYAELDESLEDPETGEVIKWYVFLISFWGEQIGHKVKKICDCYHCHIYPYPNTAEERREIQEGLNTRIQDLYTVLHKTEDYLRQVLCKAAESVCSRVVQVRKMKAIYHMLNMCSFDVTNKCLIAEVWCPEVDLPGLRRALEEGSRESGATIPSFMNTIPTKETPPTLIRTNKFTEGFQNIVDAYGVGSYREVNPALFTIITFPFLFAVMFGDFGHGFVMFLFALLLVLNENHPKLSQSQEILRMFFNGRYILLLMGLFSVYTGLIYNDCFSKSVNIFGSGWNVSAMYSSSHSEEEHKMVLWNDSTIRHSRTLQLDPNIPGVFRGPYPFGIDPIWNLATNRLTFLNSFKMKMSVILGIIHMTFGVTLGIFNHLHFRKKFNIYLVSVPEILFMLCIFGYLIFMIIYKWLAYSAETSREAPSILIEFINMFLFPSSETHGLYPGQAHVQRVLLALTVLSVPVLFLGKPLFLLWLHNGRSCFGMSRSGYTLVRKDSEEEVSLLGSQDIEEGSNRMEEGCREVTCEEFNFGEILMTQTIHSIEYCLGCISNTASYLRLWALSLAHAQLSDVLWAMLMRVGLRVDTTYGVLLLLPVMAFFAVLTIFILLVMEGLSAFLHAIRLHWVEFQNKFYVGAGTKFVPFSFSLLSSKFSNDDNIA from the exons ATGTGGAG ATTCGTGTCTGGCCTGATTCAGCAAGGCAAAGTTGAAGCCTTTGAAAGAATGCTGTGGCGGGCATGCAAAGGGTATACTATCGTGACCTATGCAGAGCTGGATGAGTCCCTGGAAGATCCCGAGACG GGCGAAGTCATAAAGTGGTACGTGTTCCTGATTTCCTTCTGGGGAGAACAGATTGGCCACAAGGTTAAGAAGATATGTGATTG TTACCACTGCCACATCTACCCGTATCCAAACACGGCTGAGGAGCGCAGGGAGATTCAGGAGGGGCTCAATACTCGGATCCAAGATCTTTACACT GTGCTGCACAAAACAGAGGATTACCTGAGGCAGGTGCTGTGCAAGGCCGCTGAGTCGGTGTGCAGCCGTGTGGTGCAGGTGAGGAAGATGAAAGCCATCTACCATATGCTCAACATGTGCAGCTTTGATGTCACCAACAAGTGTCTCATAGCAGAGGTCTGGTGCCCCGAGGTGGACCTGCCGGGTTTGCGCAGAGCACTGGAGGAAGGCTCG agagagagtgGAGCTACAATCCCCTCGTTCATGAACACAATCCCTACGAAAGAAACACCGCCTACTCTGATCCGCACCAACAAATTCACCGAGGGCTTCCAGAACATCGTGGATGCTTATGGTGTCGGAAGCTACAGAGAAGTGAACCCAG CTCTCTTCACCATCATCACCTTCCCGTTCCTGTTCGCTGTGATGTTTGGTGACTTTGGGCACGGCTTTGTCATGTTCCTGTTTGCCCTCTTACTGGTGTTAAATGAGAATCACCCCAAGCTAAGCCAGTCACAGGAG ATCCTGAGGATGTTCTTTAATGGCCGCTACATCCTGCTGCTGATGGGGCTGTTCTCGGTGTACACCGGCCTTATCTACAACGACTGCTTCTCCAAGTCTGTGAACATCTTTGGCTCTGGGTGGAACGTGTCTGCCATGTACAGCTCCAGCCACTCTGAAGAGGAACATAAGATGGTGCTTTGGAA TGACAGTACCATCAGGCACAGTAGGACTTTGCAGCTGGACCCGAACATCCCTGGAGTTTTCCGAGGCCCCTACCCTTTTGGCATTGACCCT ATTTGGAACCTAGCCACAAACCGCCTCACCTTCCTCAATTCCTTCAAGATGAAAATGTCTGTGATTTTAGGAATTATTCACATGACTTTTGGTGTCACTCTGGGAATATTTAACCACTT GCATTTTAGGAAGAAGTTCAACATCTACCTGGTGTCCGTCCCTGAGATCCTGTTCATGCTCTGCATCTTTGGGTACCTGATCTTCATGATCATCTACAAGTGGCTAGCATACTCGGCAGAGACCTCTAGAGAGGCCCCCAGCATCCTGATTGAGTTCATTAACATGTTCCTGTTCCCATCCAGCGAGACACATGGCCTTTACCCAGGGCAG GCACATGTCCAGAGAGTGTTGCTGGCCCTCACCGTGCTGTCAGTCCCTGTGCTCTTCTTAGGAAAGCCACTCTTCCTGCTGTGGCTGCACAATGGGCGCAGTTGCTTTGGCATGAGCCGG AGCGGTTACACACTTGTAAGGAAGGACAGTGAGGAAGAGGTTTCTTTGCTGGGCAGCCAGGACATAGAAGAGGGGAGCAACCGCATGGAAGAAGGCTGCCGGGAAGTGACATGTGAGGAG TTTAACTTTGGGGAGATCCTGATGACGCAGACCATCCATTCCATCGAGTATTGCCTGGGCTGCATCTCCAACACCGCATCCTACCTGAGGCTTTGGGCCCTCAGCCTGGCACATGCAC AGCTGTCTGATGTACTGTGGGCCATGCTGATGCGTGTGGGCCTGCGTGTGGACACCACCTACGGGGTCTTGCTGCTGCTACCTGTCATGGCTTTCTTTGCAGTTTTGACTATTTTTATCCTTCTGGTCATGGAAGGACTTTCTGCATTTCTCCATGCCATACGCCTTCACTG GGTTGAATTTCAGAACAAATTCTACGTTGGTGCAGGCACCAaatttgttcctttctccttcagtCTGCTCTCCTCCAAGTTCAGTAATGATGACAACATAGCATGA
- the Atp6v0a2 gene encoding V-type proton ATPase 116 kDa subunit a2 isoform X2 — MILLPLPPECWITTILACFLSYHCHIYPYPNTAEERREIQEGLNTRIQDLYTVLHKTEDYLRQVLCKAAESVCSRVVQVRKMKAIYHMLNMCSFDVTNKCLIAEVWCPEVDLPGLRRALEEGSRESGATIPSFMNTIPTKETPPTLIRTNKFTEGFQNIVDAYGVGSYREVNPALFTIITFPFLFAVMFGDFGHGFVMFLFALLLVLNENHPKLSQSQEILRMFFNGRYILLLMGLFSVYTGLIYNDCFSKSVNIFGSGWNVSAMYSSSHSEEEHKMVLWNDSTIRHSRTLQLDPNIPGVFRGPYPFGIDPIWNLATNRLTFLNSFKMKMSVILGIIHMTFGVTLGIFNHLHFRKKFNIYLVSVPEILFMLCIFGYLIFMIIYKWLAYSAETSREAPSILIEFINMFLFPSSETHGLYPGQAHVQRVLLALTVLSVPVLFLGKPLFLLWLHNGRSCFGMSRSGYTLVRKDSEEEVSLLGSQDIEEGSNRMEEGCREVTCEEFNFGEILMTQTIHSIEYCLGCISNTASYLRLWALSLAHAQLSDVLWAMLMRVGLRVDTTYGVLLLLPVMAFFAVLTIFILLVMEGLSAFLHAIRLHWVEFQNKFYVGAGTKFVPFSFSLLSSKFSNDDNIA, encoded by the exons atgatcctcctgcctctgcctcctgaatgctggattaCCACCATCCTGGCATGTTTTTTAAG TTACCACTGCCACATCTACCCGTATCCAAACACGGCTGAGGAGCGCAGGGAGATTCAGGAGGGGCTCAATACTCGGATCCAAGATCTTTACACT GTGCTGCACAAAACAGAGGATTACCTGAGGCAGGTGCTGTGCAAGGCCGCTGAGTCGGTGTGCAGCCGTGTGGTGCAGGTGAGGAAGATGAAAGCCATCTACCATATGCTCAACATGTGCAGCTTTGATGTCACCAACAAGTGTCTCATAGCAGAGGTCTGGTGCCCCGAGGTGGACCTGCCGGGTTTGCGCAGAGCACTGGAGGAAGGCTCG agagagagtgGAGCTACAATCCCCTCGTTCATGAACACAATCCCTACGAAAGAAACACCGCCTACTCTGATCCGCACCAACAAATTCACCGAGGGCTTCCAGAACATCGTGGATGCTTATGGTGTCGGAAGCTACAGAGAAGTGAACCCAG CTCTCTTCACCATCATCACCTTCCCGTTCCTGTTCGCTGTGATGTTTGGTGACTTTGGGCACGGCTTTGTCATGTTCCTGTTTGCCCTCTTACTGGTGTTAAATGAGAATCACCCCAAGCTAAGCCAGTCACAGGAG ATCCTGAGGATGTTCTTTAATGGCCGCTACATCCTGCTGCTGATGGGGCTGTTCTCGGTGTACACCGGCCTTATCTACAACGACTGCTTCTCCAAGTCTGTGAACATCTTTGGCTCTGGGTGGAACGTGTCTGCCATGTACAGCTCCAGCCACTCTGAAGAGGAACATAAGATGGTGCTTTGGAA TGACAGTACCATCAGGCACAGTAGGACTTTGCAGCTGGACCCGAACATCCCTGGAGTTTTCCGAGGCCCCTACCCTTTTGGCATTGACCCT ATTTGGAACCTAGCCACAAACCGCCTCACCTTCCTCAATTCCTTCAAGATGAAAATGTCTGTGATTTTAGGAATTATTCACATGACTTTTGGTGTCACTCTGGGAATATTTAACCACTT GCATTTTAGGAAGAAGTTCAACATCTACCTGGTGTCCGTCCCTGAGATCCTGTTCATGCTCTGCATCTTTGGGTACCTGATCTTCATGATCATCTACAAGTGGCTAGCATACTCGGCAGAGACCTCTAGAGAGGCCCCCAGCATCCTGATTGAGTTCATTAACATGTTCCTGTTCCCATCCAGCGAGACACATGGCCTTTACCCAGGGCAG GCACATGTCCAGAGAGTGTTGCTGGCCCTCACCGTGCTGTCAGTCCCTGTGCTCTTCTTAGGAAAGCCACTCTTCCTGCTGTGGCTGCACAATGGGCGCAGTTGCTTTGGCATGAGCCGG AGCGGTTACACACTTGTAAGGAAGGACAGTGAGGAAGAGGTTTCTTTGCTGGGCAGCCAGGACATAGAAGAGGGGAGCAACCGCATGGAAGAAGGCTGCCGGGAAGTGACATGTGAGGAG TTTAACTTTGGGGAGATCCTGATGACGCAGACCATCCATTCCATCGAGTATTGCCTGGGCTGCATCTCCAACACCGCATCCTACCTGAGGCTTTGGGCCCTCAGCCTGGCACATGCAC AGCTGTCTGATGTACTGTGGGCCATGCTGATGCGTGTGGGCCTGCGTGTGGACACCACCTACGGGGTCTTGCTGCTGCTACCTGTCATGGCTTTCTTTGCAGTTTTGACTATTTTTATCCTTCTGGTCATGGAAGGACTTTCTGCATTTCTCCATGCCATACGCCTTCACTG GGTTGAATTTCAGAACAAATTCTACGTTGGTGCAGGCACCAaatttgttcctttctccttcagtCTGCTCTCCTCCAAGTTCAGTAATGATGACAACATAGCATGA